The window TTCATCCTCATCATCATGATCAAACATTTTACCATGCTGGAACATTTTTCGTGGGTCGTCACTTGAAAATGGCGATTCCATCGCATCTCCATTTTCGGATATTTGCGCTCGTGTCACCGTCACTTCAATACCACCGCTCATCGCATGTACTTGAATCCACAATGGCCCTTCGACTTCAAACTCAGACTCATCGCTGACTTCGTCCATCATCTCCCAGAAGAGTTCCTCGCTCTTGTCGCGATTATACCAGACTTCTTCCCGTGTAAAGCCACGTTCTTCAATATCAATATATGAAAGAAAAAACTTAACTGTATTTTCATTAATACGCTCTATTTCCATCCCTTTTCTCTCCCTTCCTATGGGACTGGATTAGCCCAGTCTCCTTGATTATGTGAAAAAATCCTGCAATGCTTATACTTACTATATGACCGTCCTCTACGTTTTGAAAGGGTTCCGCCTTAGGACGTATAATTTTGATAGTAATAGCATTGTAGAGAACATTCACCGGGAAAGCAAGAGTAATACAAAAAGCCGATAGGTATACGGCATTTTGCAATGTCACCCCCTATCAGCTTCACACTATTTTTCGAATTTTTGATTAGTTAACCATGCGTCGCGCTTCAAGCAACTGATAGGCTCTTACTTTTCTCGGTAAGAATCGGCGAATCTCATCTTCATTATACCCCACTTGAAGTCTTTTCTCATCAAGGATGATTGGTCTTCTTAAAAGACCAGGATGTTCTTGGATTAATTCATATAGGCGTTGTAATGGAAGGCTTTCCACATCAACGTTTAATTTTTGGAAAATTTTCGAACGAGTCGATATAATTTCATCTGTTCCATCTTCAGTCATACGTAGAATTTCTTTTATCTCATCAATATTCAATGGTTCCGAAAAAATGTTACGTTCAGTATACGGAATCTCGTGTTCCTCCAACCATGCTTTCGCTTTTCTGCATGATGTACAGCTAGGTGAAGTAAATAATGTGACCATCATATGCTGACACTTCCTTTCAGTCATCTCGAATGTTTTGATTTATATTTTTACAGTTAGATTAGAATCATTTTAAAGTATCTGCTTCTAATTTCTATTATACACATATTCATTACTGATGAATACACTTTTTGAAATTTTTTCACCATCCCATACACTATTGTCACAGTTCCGCAACATTAGCGGCTTTATCACGACTCCAATAAGTATGTGCTTGTTCTCTCTACTGTTATACCCGTTGCAAAAATAAATAAACATCTGCTTTGTAAAATAAACTTTTTCTCATTTAGGAAGTTACTAACTGAAAATAAATTACTTTCTACACTTATATAGTACGTCTCAGGATGGGCAAAGGTTTCACATTAAATCAAATTAAATCAAAAAAGTACAGAAACTTAAAAATATTTTCTGAACTTTTCTTTATTATGGTTTGTAATTGACGCCTTGAGAATACTTATTACCGGCATTCCAGAGCAAATACTCGTTAATTCCGTTATCTTTCAGTCCTTTTATTTGTGCTTCAACTTCTGTTTTCCCGTACTTCAAATAATTCCCTGAACCTAGCCATGGTGCACTGAAGTCTTGAAGCCACGGGCGAGAGATGGGCTGATTTTCAAGTTCAGCCAGTTTAGTGTTTTCAAGTTTTGCGTATTCTGAAACAAGTTTATACGGTTCGAGGTCCGGTTTCTTAATTCCAAAATATGACGTCCAATGACTTGGGTAAATCATTGCTGAGATCACATCTACGTTTTCAGCTATCTTCCCGAAGTTCTGACCGATGCCAGGCGCTTCTGGAAGCGTTGCTGCGTACCCGAAAATGTCCACGGATACTTTGGCTCCATAAGGCTCCAATTGCTCCTGAGCGTAAGCTACGAATTCTGTAATCGCTTCAACCCGACGTTGTATCGGATCCAGCTCTGACTCTGCATAGGATTCATACGTATACTTCAGTGTATCATGCCGGTTTTCAAAACCTTCAGGAAAACGGACATAATCGAACTGAATTTCTTGGAAGCCCATTTTGGCAGCTTCAATCGCAATATTGACGTTGTGATCCCATACTTCTTTCATAAAAGGATTGACAAATGATTCTCCCCTTCCATTTTTCCACACGCTTTCACCATCCATGAATGAAAGCTCAGGACGTTTTTCCGCAAGGACGCTATCCTTAAATACAACAATGCGGGCGATGGGATAAATTTTCTTTTCTTCTAGTGTTTTTAACAGCTCTTGTGGGTCTTTTATATACGGTTTCCCGATATTCAATGCTTTCAGTGGCGAATCATCTGCCGGTTTATATGTAATGTTTCCAAAATCATCTTTAATATCAATGACCATGGCATTCAAATCTGTCTTATCCAGCAAGTCTGTAAGATAATTAAAGCGTTCTCCGCCTGCTGAGTGCCCTGTAACGTAAACACCCCGAACTGCATCCGGGTACTCAAATGTTAGCCCTGAATCAAAACGAAACAATCCCGAGCTTGCAATAGAAGTCTCATCAATTGCTTTAAATCCATATGTACGTTCTGCAAAGTCTTCCAGTTTTTTCATTTCTCCAGCATCGGACACAGTCGGAAATGCCAGTGCAGCAGTGAGCAGCATAGCCGGCAACAACTTCATTAATTTCATAACCGTCGCACCGTCCTCTCTATTCGATCATTCTATCAAATCAGATAGATTAATAATAGCGAAACATGCAAAAAAACCGATTTTCTTGTCGAAAATCGGCCCAATTTAATCTATTTGTTATTTACTTTTTAAATGATTCGAATTCACGCTGTGAACAAAGAACAAAGTGTCCTGCTGTCACTTCGCGCATTGTTACTTCTTCGTCCTCACGATAATTATGCGACTTTGGGTCATAGCTTTTGCGTATACGGTTTCGCTCATAATCTGGATCCGGTAATGGAATCGCAGATAACAACGATTGTGTATAAGGGTGTAAAGGTGCAGTATATAACGTTTCTGCAGGTCCTATTTCAACCAGTTTACCGAAGTGCATAACGCCAATCCGATCAGAGATATATTTCACCATCGACAAATCATGTGCGATAAATAAATAAGTCAATCCTTTTTCTTCTTGAAGCTCTTTCAATAAGTTTACTACTTGCGCCTGAATGGATACATCCAATGCTGAAATCGGCTCATCGGCAATGATAAATTCCGGTTCAACAGCAAGTGCGCGTGCAATACCTAAGCGCTGACGCTGCCCGCCTGAAAACTCATGCGGGTAACGGTTTGCGTGCTCACGGTTCAGACCAACCGTTTCAAGCAACTCGTGGACACGAGCAGTTCGCTCCTTCGCATTTTTCACAAGGCCATGGATATCCAGTCCCTCAGCGATAATATCAAGCACTTTCATTCGAGGATTTAGCGATGCATAGGGATCCTGGAAAATCATCTGCATTTTCCGGTTAAAGGATTTCAATTCTTTTTTCGACTTTTTCGCATGCACATCGATGCCATTATAGATGACTTCCCCACCTGTCGCATCGTAAAGACGAATGATTGTTCGGCCAGTCGTTGATTTACCACAACCCGATTCACCGACTATACCAAGTGTTTCACCTTTATAGATATCAAATGTTACATCGTCAACAGCACGTACTTCATTTTTTTTACCAACATTGAAATACTGCTTCAAGTTTTTGATTTCAAGTAATTTTTCAGCCATTATCGAACACCTCCTGCGTTGCCTTCATAATACCGGCTGCCAGGGAACTTTTTCATACGCTCTACGACCGCTGCCGGAGGATCCACATGAGGCGCATCCGGATGGAGCAGCCACGTTGCCGCATAATGTGTTTCACTCACTTTAAATAATGGAGGAACTTGTTCCAGATCAATTTTCAGTGCATATTCACTACGGAGTGCAAATGCATCTCCTTTTGGCGGACTCAACAAATCCGGTGGCGTTCCAGGTATCGCATACAATTTTTCATCAGATGCGTCCATTGACGGCATAGAACTTAAAAGCCCCCATGTATAAGGATGCTGCGGGTTATAGAAGATTTCATCAACTGTCCCCACTTCTACAATCTGACCGCCGTACATAACCGCTACACGATCTGCCACGTTTGCAACAACACCAAGATCATGTGTAATGAAGATAATAGATGTATCTATTTTCTTTTGTAAATCTTTCATCAATTCCAAGATTTGTCCTTGGATTGTTACGTCAAGTGCAGTCGTCGGTTCATCTGCAATTAGAAGCTTTGGATTACATGCCAACGCTATGGCAATAACAATACGTTGACGTTGCCCACCTGAAAATTGGTGCGGATATTGCTTTATGCGTAATTCGGGTTGTGGCATACCAACAAGCCCAAGTAATTCAATAGACTTTTTTTGTGCTTCTGCTTTGCTTAGTTTTTGATGTTTTAATATGGGTTCCATAATTTGTTTGCCAATTGGCATCGTTGGATTAAGAGAAGTCATCGGATCCTGGAAGATCATCGAAATGTCTTTTCCACGTACTTTTTGCATTTCTTTTTCAGAGATTTTAAGCAGATCTTTTCCTTCGAATAAAATCTCGCCATTTTTGAACTCACTACTAGATTCCGGAAGAAGACGCATGATGGATTTTGTCGTTACCGATTTACCTGAACCCGACTCTCCTACAATTGCAAGCGTCTCTCCTTTAAACACTTCAAAATCTACTCCGCGTATCGCTTTCACTTCACCTGCAAATGTATGGAAGGAAAGCTCAAGGTTTTTCACTTCAATTATTTTTTCCATTTCACTTTCCTCCTTTAGTCTTTCATTTTCGGATCGAGTGCATCACGCAATCCGTCTCCTATTAGGTTGAATGCAATCATTAGAAGACTGATTATTAGTGCTGGGAAGAACAACATATGCGGTTGATATTCAAGGAATTTATAGCCATCATTGATAAGTGTCCCAAGGGACGCTGCCGGCGGTTGAAGACCGAGCCCAATAAAGCTTAAAAATGCTTCGAAGAATATCGCTGTCGGAATCGTGAACATCATGTTAATGATAATAATTGACATGATATTTGGCAGGATATGCTTTCCGATAATACGTTTATCGCTCGCACCAAGTGTTTTAGCTGCAAGTACAAATTCTTGGTTTTTAAATTTCAGCACTTGTCCCCGTACAATACGCGACATACCAATCCAACCGGTTATGGATATCGCAATAATAATCGCCCATATTCCTGGATCCATAACCATTAACATAAGAATGACAATGACAAGCGTCGGAATTCCAATTAGGACCTCCACAATTCGTTGCATGATGTCATCTGTCCGGCCTCCGTAATACCCGGAGATTCCTCCATAGATTACACCGATCACCACATCAATGACCGCTGCAACTAACGCAATGTAAAGTGAGATTTGAGTACCTTTCCATAGACGGGAAAATAAGTCACGGCCAAGACTATCTGTTCCAAACCAGTAATATCCCTCTACTTTTTTCACTTTATAAAGATCAATCGTTTTTGAACCCATTTTACCGTGACCGTCAAAAATCCCTAACTTTTCAAGCCCCGGAACTTTTGGCGGCAAGTTTGCATGTGAAACTTTTACATCTTCTGGGTCATAATCAACCATATAGGGTCCTGCAAACGCCATAAACACGATGAATAGCAAAATGAACGCACTGACAATTGCTGCCTTGTTTTTACGAATCCGAAGCCAAGCATCTTGCCAGAAACTTAAGCTAGGTTTTGAAATTTTTTCGGCATGTGAACTGTCAATTGTGATTCGTTCAAATGAGCCTTTTGGCAATTTCTCTAAGTTGTTGGGCATTACTTGTCACCTCCGGACAAACGAATACGTGGGTCGATAATCCCGTAAAGAATATCCACAATCAAAATAATAACAATAAGGAATACTGAGAAGAACATTGTCGTACCCATAATGACAGAGAAGTCATTCGAGTTAATGGATTTGACGAATTGTTCACCGATACCAGGAATTGCAAAAATTTGCTCTACGACGAGTGAACCCGTCAACAAACCTGCAGCAACCGGTCCCAATACTGTTACTAGTGGGATAAGTGCATTTCGGAATGCATGTTTGAAAGCGATTTCAAACCAGTTAGCACCTTTAGCTTTTGCAAGCATGATATAGTCTGAACCTAATACTTCAATCATTTCCGTTCGGATAAATCTGGCAGATATCGCTATCGGTCCCATTGCCAAGGCGATTGAAGGAAGGATACTGGACGTCCAGCCATTCCATAACCCGACCGGAAGCACTTCCCAATAGACTGTAAATACATATTGGAGCAGTGCAGCAAAGACAAAGGATGGTATTGAAATACCAAGAATCGCCACGATTGTACTTCCATAATCCCATACCGTATTCTGTTTCAGTGCTGCAATCATCCCCAAAATAATTCCGATTATTGTCCCAAAAACAATTGCTTGGGCACCGAGAATGGCTGAGTACTTCAATTTTTTCAAAATAAGTGTCGATACATCAGCGTTTTTATACTGGAATGATACACCAAAATCGCCTTTCGCCAGATTGCCCATATAGCGAACATATTGAACAGGTATCGGATCATTCAGTCCATATTTTTCATAGACAACTTCTCGTTGTTCTTCGCTTAATTTTGCTGCGGATGCAAGCGGGGATCCTGGAAGCATCTTCATAAGAATGAAAGTAAATGAAGCAATTAGAAAGAGTGATAGAAACATGTATACTACACGTTTTGTAATGTATTTTGTCATCTTTGCACCTCCTGCAAGTTTCAGTAAGTAGAATACAACAAATTTTTAGATAGTTCTCTCCCATTTAAAAAGAGAGTACATGATGAATAAACACCATATACTCCCCTCCTATGAGATTTTCTTCCTTGTTAGCTTTTAATTATTTACCTTCGATGTAAGTCCATTTATAGCTATAGTCTCCGCCGAATGGGTGTGTAGCAAGCCCTTTAACATAAGGTTTCATTAGTGCCATTCTACCGCGTTGGTAAGTTGGCCCGATTGCAGAGTCATCTTCAAGAAGAATTTTCTCAGCTTTTGCAAAAGCTTCCCAACGAGCTACAGGATCAGTTGCAAGTTCGTTTTTCGTAGACTCGATAATTGCGTCGAGTTCTGGGTTAGAATAATTCATTTTGTTTTGTGGGCTATTAGTTGTGAACAATTCCATGAACGAAATTGGATCTTGGAAGTCAGGTCCCCAACCAGCTGATACGATGTCGAAGTCGCTGTTATCGTCAAGTTCAAGTCGAACAGCGAAAGGAACGCTTTTCAGTTTAACTGTTAGGCCTGGAAGGTTTCTTTCAAGTTCAGATTTGAACCACTCTTGTTGTTTCTTAGCATTTTCAGTATCGTCACCTAGAAACTCAATTTCTAATTTGTCAGTACCGAGTTCTGCTAAACCTTTTTCCCAATGCGCTTTTGCTTCTTCAACGTTATACACGTTAAATGAGTCACTATACGTACGGTAGTCTTTTCCGTCTTCATCGAATGTGAAGTTTTCTGCAACTAAGAAGTTAGCTGGAATAGATCCGTTTGCAAGAACTGCATCAGTAAGTTCTTCTTTGTTGAATGCTTTACTAAGTGCTTTACGAATTTCAAGATTTGCTAGTGGTGTTTCTTTATCATTACGTTTTTGGTTGTATTTCAAGTACCACATGCTTGTTTCAAGTTCGTCTACAAGATCTGCGTCTTCAGCATATTGCATTGCATATTCTGCAGAAAGTAATACACGGTCTTTTTGACCTTTTTCATATAGTTTTACGCCAGTTGCAGATTCTTTAACAACGTCAACGTTAATTTCTGCAAGTTTTACAGTATCTTTATCCCAATATTTTTCGTTTTTCTCATATTTCCAGCCGCCTGTACCGTCCCAATCTTTCATTACGAATGGACCGTTGTAAATCATAGCGTCTGAAGTAGTTGCATATTTGTCACCTTGTGATGCAACGTATTCTTCATTAAGTGGATAGAATGTTCCGAAAGTCATAAGCGATAAGAAGTATGGAACCGGGCGAACAAGCTCAACAACAAGTGTCTTGTCGTCTGTCGCTGTAATTCCTAGATCTGAAAGTTCTGCTTCTTTTTTACCGATTTCTGTTGCACCTTTTACCATACCGTCCATCATATAAGGACCATAAGGTGAAGCTGTAGCAGGATCGATTGCACGTTGCCATGCATAAACGAAGTCATGTGCAGTTACCGGTGTACCATTTGACCACTCTGCATCACGTAGTTTAAATGTATATGTCAATCCGTCTTCACTAATTTCGGCTTCACTTTCAGCCATCGCTGGTACTGGAAGACTGTTTTCATCTAATCGATAGAGACCTTCCATAACGTTGTTAAGAACGTTAAAGCCTACGGCATCTTCAACTAAAGATGAGTCGACAGATGGAATTTCTGCTGATTCGATCAAGTTAAGGACTTGTTCGTTGTCTCCCCCAGTTTCTTCTGTAGTTCCTTTGTCTTTATCCTTACCTGTGTCTTTACTAGTATCCTCTTCCTTAGCACCGCACGCCGCTAGGAATACGCTTAGTACAAGCATGAGGCTAATTAGCCACATAAACTTTGGATTTTTCAAAATTAACTCCCCCTATAAGTTGTCTGAAAACTTGGTACAACTCTAATTATACATCTTCATTTTCCGTTGTACAGAGTTTTTTTACTTTTCAAAGTGTACTGTTACAGTTACTATTCTAAGAAATCGATTATATCAAGGATAATAACGATTATTTAGTTTTTATTTTTTTTTTAGTTACTAGAGTTTTGATTTTTTTCTGGTAATACCTTACTATTACTAAGAAACGAGGTGTTTCTATGAAGAAAACAATACTGAATTTTTTGATTGCTCATTTAATTATATTACTAATAATGTTTTTGCATTATAAACAATTTTCAATATTGTCGTATATTAATTCTTCTTTTATTGTGGGTGGCACAGTTACATTTATCGGTTTAATCTATTATGTATTTTCAACCGGTTTCTTTGATTTTTTCACTGTAAGTATGCGCAAAGTGTTTACGCCTAAACGGCGAATGGAGGATGTCATGTCGATGCGAAAGCCATCGGAAGTTTTTTCTAGGCCTTTTTCATCACTTTTAGGTAGTGGTGCACTTGTGTTAGCAATGACAGCTATTGCCCTCACGATTTTTTACTTATGACCTCTTTGCCTATTGCATTCCGTTCTAAAAGACTGTATAATCTGAGAAACATTTGAGTGAACGGCAATGACGGAAAAAGTATTTCTACTTTGGTCTTCTAGAGAGCCTGTGGATGGTGCAAACAGGCAGACTGAGCAGAAAGAATGGGATCCCGAGCCTGGCAGGTGAACGTAAAATGGTTGTTAGTGTGAAAAACAACCATTTGAGTATCCTGTCACGTCCCCCGCGTTAAGGGAATCTAGAGTGGCCTTCGGGCAATTCGGGTGGTACCACGGTTGAAAAAACATCAGTCGTCCCTTTTTTACGGGGACGGCTGATGTTTTTTTGCGTCTACAGGGATGTAGGCGTGTAACCATTACGGCTTTTTCATCATTTACTTATGTCGTGCTGGCTAAGTATATTATCTATCAAACAGGAGGAGATATTAAGATGAAAACAATTTTTTCAGGCGTACAGCCAACAGGAACAGTGACACTTGGCAACTATATCGGTGCGTTCCGTCAGTTTACAGAGTTGCAAAATGACTATGAATGCGTATTTTGCATAGTTGACCAGCATGCGATTACCGTTCAGCAAGATCCAGCGGAATTGGCAAAAACAATCCGTTCTCTCGCTGCAATCTATATCGCAAGCGGAATCGATCCAGAAAAAGCAGTGTTATTCATTCAATCGGAGGTTCCTGCACATGCACAAGCAGGCTGGATGATGCAGTGTATTTCGTATATCGGAGAACTGGAACGGATGACGCAGTTCAAGGATAAATCGGAAGGCCAAGAAGGCGTTTCATCCGCTCTTCTAACCTATCCGCCGTTAATGGCTGCTGACATTTTACTTTACAACACGGATATCGTACCGGTTGGCGATGATCAAAAGCAGCATCTTGAATTGACGCGTGATTTAGCAGTACGCTTCAATAAAAGATTTGGTGAAATCTTAACCATTCCGGAAGTCCGGATTCCAAAGAATGGCGCACGCATTAAATCACTTCAGGATCCATTGAAAAAAATGAGTAAATCTGATCCAAATAAAAAAGGAACTATTTCACTACTTGATACACCTAAAGAAATTGAAAAGAAAATTAAGAGCGCAGTGACTGATTCGGAAGGCGTTGTGAAATTCGATACGGAAAACAAGCCTGGTGTATCGAATTTATTGACGATTGAATCAGCACTCAGCGGTGTCTCTATCG of the Sporosarcina sp. FSL K6-1508 genome contains:
- the mecA gene encoding adaptor protein MecA, producing the protein MEIERINENTVKFFLSYIDIEERGFTREEVWYNRDKSEELFWEMMDEVSDESEFEVEGPLWIQVHAMSGGIEVTVTRAQISENGDAMESPFSSDDPRKMFQHGKMFDHDDEDETMPGIEDTAFEWHDNIFVFTDFDDLIPLADRMIDYEIKTSLYAFENNYYLHVIYDIEAMDDSRKTDLFSLLSEFGVPSNMTSHRIEEYGKVIMEEDVFSEIQKYFGAK
- the spxA gene encoding transcriptional regulator SpxA, whose amino-acid sequence is MVTLFTSPSCTSCRKAKAWLEEHEIPYTERNIFSEPLNIDEIKEILRMTEDGTDEIISTRSKIFQKLNVDVESLPLQRLYELIQEHPGLLRRPIILDEKRLQVGYNEDEIRRFLPRKVRAYQLLEARRMVN
- a CDS encoding putative glycoside hydrolase, which gives rise to MKLMKLLPAMLLTAALAFPTVSDAGEMKKLEDFAERTYGFKAIDETSIASSGLFRFDSGLTFEYPDAVRGVYVTGHSAGGERFNYLTDLLDKTDLNAMVIDIKDDFGNITYKPADDSPLKALNIGKPYIKDPQELLKTLEEKKIYPIARIVVFKDSVLAEKRPELSFMDGESVWKNGRGESFVNPFMKEVWDHNVNIAIEAAKMGFQEIQFDYVRFPEGFENRHDTLKYTYESYAESELDPIQRRVEAITEFVAYAQEQLEPYGAKVSVDIFGYAATLPEAPGIGQNFGKIAENVDVISAMIYPSHWTSYFGIKKPDLEPYKLVSEYAKLENTKLAELENQPISRPWLQDFSAPWLGSGNYLKYGKTEVEAQIKGLKDNGINEYLLWNAGNKYSQGVNYKP
- a CDS encoding ABC transporter ATP-binding protein, with protein sequence MAEKLLEIKNLKQYFNVGKKNEVRAVDDVTFDIYKGETLGIVGESGCGKSTTGRTIIRLYDATGGEVIYNGIDVHAKKSKKELKSFNRKMQMIFQDPYASLNPRMKVLDIIAEGLDIHGLVKNAKERTARVHELLETVGLNREHANRYPHEFSGGQRQRLGIARALAVEPEFIIADEPISALDVSIQAQVVNLLKELQEEKGLTYLFIAHDLSMVKYISDRIGVMHFGKLVEIGPAETLYTAPLHPYTQSLLSAIPLPDPDYERNRIRKSYDPKSHNYREDEEVTMREVTAGHFVLCSQREFESFKK
- a CDS encoding ABC transporter ATP-binding protein, producing the protein MEKIIEVKNLELSFHTFAGEVKAIRGVDFEVFKGETLAIVGESGSGKSVTTKSIMRLLPESSSEFKNGEILFEGKDLLKISEKEMQKVRGKDISMIFQDPMTSLNPTMPIGKQIMEPILKHQKLSKAEAQKKSIELLGLVGMPQPELRIKQYPHQFSGGQRQRIVIAIALACNPKLLIADEPTTALDVTIQGQILELMKDLQKKIDTSIIFITHDLGVVANVADRVAVMYGGQIVEVGTVDEIFYNPQHPYTWGLLSSMPSMDASDEKLYAIPGTPPDLLSPPKGDAFALRSEYALKIDLEQVPPLFKVSETHYAATWLLHPDAPHVDPPAAVVERMKKFPGSRYYEGNAGGVR
- the opp3C gene encoding oligopeptide ABC transporter permease, with amino-acid sequence MPNNLEKLPKGSFERITIDSSHAEKISKPSLSFWQDAWLRIRKNKAAIVSAFILLFIVFMAFAGPYMVDYDPEDVKVSHANLPPKVPGLEKLGIFDGHGKMGSKTIDLYKVKKVEGYYWFGTDSLGRDLFSRLWKGTQISLYIALVAAVIDVVIGVIYGGISGYYGGRTDDIMQRIVEVLIGIPTLVIVILMLMVMDPGIWAIIIAISITGWIGMSRIVRGQVLKFKNQEFVLAAKTLGASDKRIIGKHILPNIMSIIIINMMFTIPTAIFFEAFLSFIGLGLQPPAASLGTLINDGYKFLEYQPHMLFFPALIISLLMIAFNLIGDGLRDALDPKMKD
- the opp3b gene encoding oligopeptide ABC transporter permease, which encodes MTKYITKRVVYMFLSLFLIASFTFILMKMLPGSPLASAAKLSEEQREVVYEKYGLNDPIPVQYVRYMGNLAKGDFGVSFQYKNADVSTLILKKLKYSAILGAQAIVFGTIIGIILGMIAALKQNTVWDYGSTIVAILGISIPSFVFAALLQYVFTVYWEVLPVGLWNGWTSSILPSIALAMGPIAISARFIRTEMIEVLGSDYIMLAKAKGANWFEIAFKHAFRNALIPLVTVLGPVAAGLLTGSLVVEQIFAIPGIGEQFVKSINSNDFSVIMGTTMFFSVFLIVIILIVDILYGIIDPRIRLSGGDK
- a CDS encoding peptide ABC transporter substrate-binding protein, which codes for MKNPKFMWLISLMLVLSVFLAACGAKEEDTSKDTGKDKDKGTTEETGGDNEQVLNLIESAEIPSVDSSLVEDAVGFNVLNNVMEGLYRLDENSLPVPAMAESEAEISEDGLTYTFKLRDAEWSNGTPVTAHDFVYAWQRAIDPATASPYGPYMMDGMVKGATEIGKKEAELSDLGITATDDKTLVVELVRPVPYFLSLMTFGTFYPLNEEYVASQGDKYATTSDAMIYNGPFVMKDWDGTGGWKYEKNEKYWDKDTVKLAEINVDVVKESATGVKLYEKGQKDRVLLSAEYAMQYAEDADLVDELETSMWYLKYNQKRNDKETPLANLEIRKALSKAFNKEELTDAVLANGSIPANFLVAENFTFDEDGKDYRTYSDSFNVYNVEEAKAHWEKGLAELGTDKLEIEFLGDDTENAKKQQEWFKSELERNLPGLTVKLKSVPFAVRLELDDNSDFDIVSAGWGPDFQDPISFMELFTTNSPQNKMNYSNPELDAIIESTKNELATDPVARWEAFAKAEKILLEDDSAIGPTYQRGRMALMKPYVKGLATHPFGGDYSYKWTYIEGK
- a CDS encoding DUF3899 domain-containing protein, producing the protein MKKTILNFLIAHLIILLIMFLHYKQFSILSYINSSFIVGGTVTFIGLIYYVFSTGFFDFFTVSMRKVFTPKRRMEDVMSMRKPSEVFSRPFSSLLGSGALVLAMTAIALTIFYL
- the trpS gene encoding tryptophan--tRNA ligase, producing the protein MKTIFSGVQPTGTVTLGNYIGAFRQFTELQNDYECVFCIVDQHAITVQQDPAELAKTIRSLAAIYIASGIDPEKAVLFIQSEVPAHAQAGWMMQCISYIGELERMTQFKDKSEGQEGVSSALLTYPPLMAADILLYNTDIVPVGDDQKQHLELTRDLAVRFNKRFGEILTIPEVRIPKNGARIKSLQDPLKKMSKSDPNKKGTISLLDTPKEIEKKIKSAVTDSEGVVKFDTENKPGVSNLLTIESALSGVSIEDLVAKYDGLGYGAFKAGVAEAVISHLSPIQEKYYELLDSPVLDEILDNGAKKANAIATVTLGKMETAMGLGRKR